The following are from one region of the Aequoribacter fuscus genome:
- a CDS encoding aminotransferase class V-fold PLP-dependent enzyme, with the protein MAIDRYPKLEIPQTLAAGPGPGHTDERVLQAFATAGVADHMQSDVLRGLIECKHMLRELWGTTNIHTFAVAGTGWSGLDAMFSAVMPGDKVVAFSNGTFSSIDALTLRIKAATPDELAEDSLNPLAKSVVVIKAEHGESVSEECIDAALEEHQPKWAFMAHWETGSGRINDIRAFSDACKRHGVMGLVDAVSSFGVEAFAIDDYPGVVAWASCPQKGLCCLPLTYAPVSFRDVYIDTLIKNGAYTYVHHPIFEARHWGIIGGQDVEKGTYHRTHSPYAVAAFHESLRLALKEGLQKRAESYRKHEVALREAVTTMGCEVTSDMSSLVVLNLPADLSGREGELVELCRANGFGLWPTLSEPIQVRIGILNQLNAGAVRDIVGRFMDVLLEMGCDVDRARVGEVMDKHFPVDCVA; encoded by the coding sequence ATGGCGATTGATAGATATCCAAAGTTGGAGATTCCGCAAACGTTGGCGGCAGGTCCGGGGCCAGGCCACACGGATGAAAGGGTGCTACAGGCCTTCGCGACAGCCGGTGTTGCCGATCATATGCAGAGTGATGTGTTACGAGGATTGATTGAATGTAAGCACATGCTTCGGGAACTTTGGGGTACCACAAACATACATACGTTCGCAGTGGCTGGCACTGGCTGGAGTGGACTTGATGCGATGTTTTCCGCAGTTATGCCTGGTGACAAAGTCGTTGCCTTTAGCAACGGAACATTCTCTAGTATTGATGCACTCACTCTCAGAATAAAGGCGGCAACCCCTGATGAACTGGCGGAGGATTCGCTCAACCCGCTGGCTAAAAGTGTAGTTGTTATTAAAGCGGAACACGGGGAGTCTGTGTCTGAAGAGTGTATAGACGCTGCACTTGAGGAACACCAGCCCAAATGGGCTTTCATGGCTCACTGGGAGACTGGGTCTGGGCGCATCAACGATATCCGGGCTTTCTCGGATGCATGTAAACGTCATGGAGTGATGGGATTGGTAGATGCAGTCTCCTCCTTTGGGGTGGAGGCATTCGCAATCGACGATTACCCGGGAGTCGTAGCGTGGGCATCGTGCCCCCAGAAGGGACTTTGCTGCCTTCCCCTGACCTATGCACCCGTAAGTTTCCGCGATGTCTATATTGATACGCTAATAAAAAATGGTGCCTATACGTACGTCCACCATCCGATCTTTGAGGCGCGACACTGGGGGATCATTGGAGGGCAGGACGTCGAGAAAGGCACTTATCATAGAACGCACTCACCTTATGCCGTGGCCGCCTTTCATGAGTCTTTGCGGTTGGCATTGAAGGAGGGTCTTCAGAAGCGCGCTGAGTCATATCGTAAGCACGAGGTCGCCTTGAGGGAAGCAGTGACTACTATGGGATGCGAAGTTACCTCGGATATGAGCAGCTTGGTCGTGCTGAACTTGCCCGCGGATTTGTCAGGGCGTGAAGGGGAATTGGTCGAGCTGTGCCGAGCCAATGGATTTGGTCTCTGGCCGACATTGTCCGAGCCAATACAGGTTCGCATTGGAATACTCAATCAGCTAAATGCTGGGGCCGTCAGGGATATCGTTGGCCGCTTTATGGATGTCCTCCTTGAGATGGGATGCGATGTGGATCGCGCTCGCGTTGGAGAAGTGATGGACAAGCATTTTCCCGTAGATTGCGTAGCCTGA
- a CDS encoding 2-hydroxyacid dehydrogenase, with protein sequence MGKPSVFVTRRWPNAVESRLSETYDTTFNRQDRALTPTELKEALIKYDAILPTVTDSLNAEVLDVASPKTRFLGNFGVGYSHICEESARALGLTVTNTPGVLSECTADLTIMLMLMVARRAGEGERELRSGKWSGWAPTHMVGTKVSGKRLGIIGFGRIGQEVARRAHHGFGMNVVVYNRSAISSKALAECGARQVDTLDELIPQCDFLSLHCPGGSSNRHLINAERLRLMNRDAYIINTARGEVIDEFALAEALEDGSIGGAALDVFEGEPIINASLLECGKTVLLPHLGSATLETRQAMGFRVIENLDDFFEGREPRDRVI encoded by the coding sequence ATGGGAAAACCATCAGTATTTGTGACTCGACGTTGGCCAAATGCCGTCGAGTCCCGACTGTCCGAGACATACGATACTACATTCAACAGGCAGGATAGAGCACTAACTCCGACGGAGCTTAAAGAGGCGCTCATAAAGTATGACGCTATATTGCCAACCGTCACAGATAGCTTGAACGCTGAAGTACTAGATGTCGCCTCACCTAAGACGAGGTTTCTGGGAAATTTCGGTGTCGGTTACAGTCATATCTGTGAAGAGTCAGCTCGCGCCCTGGGATTGACAGTAACAAACACACCAGGTGTTTTATCGGAGTGCACTGCCGATCTGACTATAATGCTGATGTTGATGGTAGCCCGCCGCGCCGGCGAAGGCGAGCGGGAATTGCGCTCGGGTAAGTGGTCGGGTTGGGCGCCAACACACATGGTCGGCACGAAGGTGTCAGGAAAGAGATTGGGCATTATCGGTTTCGGAAGAATTGGCCAGGAAGTAGCTCGCCGTGCGCATCATGGCTTCGGCATGAACGTTGTTGTTTACAATCGAAGTGCCATAAGTAGTAAAGCTCTTGCCGAGTGCGGTGCACGTCAGGTGGACACATTAGATGAGCTGATACCGCAATGTGATTTTCTATCGTTACACTGTCCCGGCGGTTCATCCAATCGCCACCTTATCAACGCGGAAAGGCTGCGCCTTATGAATAGAGATGCATACATCATCAACACCGCCCGAGGCGAAGTTATTGATGAGTTCGCTCTCGCCGAAGCGCTAGAAGATGGCAGCATTGGCGGGGCAGCCCTGGACGTCTTCGAGGGTGAACCAATAATCAATGCGAGTTTGCTGGAGTGTGGTAAGACCGTACTGCTGCCACACCTAGGCAGCGCAACTCTTGAGACTCGTCAGGCTATGGGATTTCGCGTAATTGAGAATCTGGATGACTTTTTCGAAGGACGAGAGCCCAGAGATCGCGTTATTTAG